In the Natrinema sp. CBA1119 genome, GATCGAATCGACGCGGTCACGCACTGCATTCGGGCGCACAGTATTCGGGCGAACTCTCCGGAGCCGGAGACGCTCGAGGCCAAACTGCTCTTCGATGCGGACAAGTTAGACGCTGCCGGAGCACGCGGTATCGTTCGAATGGCCTGTATCGTCGGCGAGCGGTCGGGCAGAGCCGGGGAAAAGTACGCGGTCATCGACGATGCATCGGTGTCCGGAGTGGATTCGTCGGACCGTCCCGACATCACGCTCCTCCGGGAGTGGGCCCAGGAGCGTCTAAACGAGCTGTATACCCCGCCGGGACGACGTCTCGGCGACTCGCGACGACAGTTCATGGACGATTTCTTCGCACAGTTCGAGAGCGAAATCGGCGAGGGAAGACAATAAGTTGGACTTCGACGAGTCTCGAGAGAGAGAGACGGCTGATAAGGATTCGAAGGACTGTCAGTCTCCAGTATCCTCGCGTGAGCGATCTTCGACCCCGACACCACGCGCCGCCGTCGCCTTTACCGAGGCCACGATCGATCGCCCGGGCTCGAGCCCCAGCGTCTCGACGCTCCGCCGCGTGACCAGCGCGACGAGTTCGGTGTCGCTCCCGCCGTCGCCACCGTCTGCATCCTCGAGATCGAGCCCCACTCGAGCGACGGCGTCCCCGGCCTCGAGCCACGAGACGGTCCCCGGGAACCGGTTCCGAACGCTCGTCCCCTCGGCTCGCGGCACGTCGCTTGGCGCGTGGAGACTCACGGCGTCGGAGCGGATCGTCACGGACGCCGTCGCGGCGTCGGCCGGAACGACGGCCAGAATCTCCCCCGCAGCGGTCTCGACGGTCGCGAGTTCCCCGTCGCGGTCGATAACCACACCCCCGAGCACCGTCTCGTCGACGCGGGCGACGCCCTCGTAGGCCGCGACCAGCCGGTCGAATCGGGCCAGCAGCTCACGCGCCGTCGGCGTCAGCGAACTGCCACCGCCGTCGGCTCCGCCGCGAGTGCGCTCGACCAGAGGGCCGATCGCCTCCTCGAGCGCCACTACCCGCTGCTGGAGGCGGGGGTAGGATCGCTCGAGGGCGTCGGCAGCCCCCGACAGCGAGCCGCGGTCGTCGATCGCGCGCAACATCGCGACGTCACTGCGATCGACGGCAATGTCCTCGATCCGCAGGTAGGTGTCGAACTCCTTTTCCATGGTCATCGGTGAATTATGCGGCGGTTCCACTCGAATCGAAGGCGGTTTCCGAGTCGCTCGAACCTCTCTTGGCGTTCACGCGAGAAGTTCGTTTTCATCGTACAATAGGTCTCCGTTGACGAACCGTGCGGTTCGCTCGTCGCGGGGATCGTCGAAGATCCGCTCGGGCGGGCCGACCTCGATCAGTTCGCCCTCGAGCAGGAAAGCGACGCGATCCGAGATCCGCTCGGCCTGGTGCATGTCGTGGGTCGCGAGCAAGACGCCGTGATCGCGCTCGCGAGCGCGTCCGATCGCGCGCTCGAGGATGGCCGTGTTCCGCGGATCGAGGTCCGAGGTCGGTTCGTCGAGGACCAGCAGGTCCGGCCCCGCGGCGAGCGCGCGAGCGAAGGACACCCGCTGTGCCTCGCCGCCCGACAGCGAGCCCGCGTCGCGGTCCCACGCCTCCCGGAGCCCGACGAGGTCGAGGGCCTCGAGCGTCCGGTCGTCGACCGTCGGCGCGCTCCGGATCCACCGGTCTGCGACCCGTCGGACGAATCCCCGAATGCGCTGCGACCACGGCCGGCGAACCCGTTGGCCGATATCGACGTTCCGCGCGACCGAGGTCTCGAACAGACTCGCTTGCTGGAAGACCATGCCGATCCGCCGACGGAACTCGAGTCGGTCGTCTCGCGACAGCGACCACGGATCCGTCCCGTCACAGCGGACGACACCGTCGGTCGGCCGCTCGAACAGCGCGGCCAGCCGCAACAGCGTCGTCTTGCCGGCTCCCGAGGGGCCGATCACCGTCACGATTTCGCCGGACCTGAGAGTCAGCGAGACATCGTCCAGAATGTCCGTGTCGTCGACGCCGTCGGACGCGTGCTCGAGCTCGAGGTTCATCGCTGATCCGCCTCCATTGCAGTCGCTCGAATCATTATCGACCTCCGAGCCGCAAGACGATCCCGTTGACGAGCAAGACGAGGACGAGCAACACCGCGCCGAGAACAAGCGCCGTCTCGAACTCGCCGCGGCGCGTCTCGAGCGTGATCGCGGTCGTGATCGTCCGCGTTTTCGACGTCCCGTCGGCGTAGGCGATGTTGCCGCCCACGATCAGGACCGATCCGACCTCGCTGATCGCACGACCGAAGCCAGCGAGGATCCCCGTGATGACGCCGTATCGGGCTTCCTTGAGGGTGATCAGTGCGACATCGGCTCGAGTCCCTCCGACGCCGTATGCCGCGTCCCGAACGGCGTCGTCGACGCTCTCGATGGCCGACAGGGCGACGCCGGTGATCACCGGCGCGGCGAGGACGCACTGGGAGATGATCATGGCTTGGGGCGTGTAAACGAGCTCGAGCGCCCCGAGCGGGCCGTTGTTCGAGAGGGCCATCAGGACGAGCAGTCCGACGACGACGCTCGGAAAGCCCATCCCCGTGTTGATGACGGCCGTGATCAGTCGCTTTCCGCGGAAATCCGCGAAGCCGACGACGAAGGCGATCGGCAGACTGAGGAGGGTACTCAACAGGATGGCGGTCAGGCTGACCGTCAGCGAGACCTGAATGATGCTCCGGAGATAGTTCGGTTCGGCGAGGGACTCGAATGGCATCGGTAGTAGGTTGTTTCGTCCGGATAGTGAGTCGTTTCGTCCGGGTAGTGGGTCTGTCGATCACTCCTCGCTCGAGGCCGGTTGCCATCCCTCCGGGACGTACTGCTGGAAGTTCGGGTCCGCCGACAGGGCCTCGGGGTAGAACAGCTGTTCGCCGTTCGCCGTGTAGTCCCCGACGAGTTCCTGACCCTCCGGGCTCGTGAAAAAGCCGATGTAGGCCATCGCGAGGTCGTAGTTGACGTTCGAGTGGATCTCCGGATTGGCCGCCATGATCCCGTAGGGGTTCGCGAGCAGCTCCGGCCCGCCCTCGATCGGGCCCTGAAGCAGGATCTCGAGGTCGACGTTATCCTGCATCGAAAGGAACGTCCCCCGATCGGCGAGCGTGTACGAACCCGACTCGCTCGCGTTGTTCAACGTGTTGCCCATCCCGTCACCGAGTTCCTGGTACCACTCGCCGCCGGGCTCGGCACCCGATTCGTCCCAGATCGCTCCCTCTTTCGTGTGCGTGCCCGAGTCGTCGCCGCGCGAAACGAACTGCGCTTTCGCGCTCGCGATGGCCTCGAAGGCCGCCGTTGCCTGCTCTGTGTCGCCGACCCCCGCCGGATCGTCGCTCGGCCCGACAATCACGAAGTCGTTGAACATCAGGCTCCGCCGGTTGACCCCGTGTCCGTCCCGCATGAACTCGTCCTCGAGCGAGCGGGCGTGGACCAGAATCACGTCGGCGTTGCCGTTGCGAGCGGACTCGATCGCGGCGCCCGTCCCCTGAGCGTTGGCCGCGACGGGCGTTCCGAACCGCTCCTGGAACGCAGTGTTGATCTCGTCAAGCAGCCCCGTATCGTACGTGCTGGTCGTCGTCGCGAGCGCGAGTTCCTCGCCGGCGATCGACCCCTCACCCTGGTCGCTCCCGAGCCCGAGACAGCCGCCAACGGCGGCGGCGATCCCCGCCGCACTCGCCCCGAGGAGCTCTCGTCGTCGATATTCCATATTGGGAACAACGATGGAACACAGTGGCATAAACGTACCGCTCAGGGTATCCGACAGTGGTTACCGAAACCGCTCTCGAGTGAGATACGGGTGAAAACGTAACTGTAACCGATTACGTCAACGGGACCGATTCGATCGACGCCTGGTCAAACCTCGTCGGACTCCGCCACCGCTACCACGACGTTCCGAACGGAGCGCATGCTCGTCGCGATGGCCATGATCCCGCCCATCAGCGCCTGCCGGGACACAGTCGGGATAGATTCGAGACTCCACTTGCACAGTCTCCGCTTCGCGAAGCTGACAGGAGACGCCCGCCTCGAGCCGGAATCGGGCGAGCGACCCGAATCCGCGCTCTCAGTGCTTGTCCGGCATCGTCGAGTGCCGCGTCGTCTTGCGCATATCCGCCCGTTTGGACGGCGGCGGTGCCATCGTCGAGTGGCGGCTGGGGCCGCTCGACGCCGTTCCACGCTCTTCCTCGCCGCCGAGACCTGATCCCAGAAGACCCTCGTCGTCCTCGTCAGCGTCCGCCTCGTCCGCTTCATCGTCGACTGTCGCTTCGTCGGCGGCATCGGCGTCGCCTGCGGTCTCACTATCGGCGCTTCCGGCGCTCGCCGACTCGAGTCGCTCTTTGAGCTGCTGGACGTCGTCCCCGAACTGCTCGAACGAGGATTCCATCGACGATCGGAGGCGGTCCCCGAGATCGTCGGCCGTCTCGTCCGCTTCCGACTCGGCCGCGTCGTCTTCGGTAGCCGGTGACTCGTCGTCCGGCGCGTCCTCGTCGGCTTTGCTCTCCGCTTCCTCGGCTGCTTGGGCGTCGGATTCGGCCCGTTCGCTCACCGTTTCTCGGAGATCACCGACAGCCCCTTCGAAGCTATCGTCGTCAGCCCGGTCGGCGAGGTTCGCGAGGTGGAGCAATCGCTGGAGGTCCTCGAGGTTCTCCCGCTCGCCGCGAGCGATAGCGTCCGGAATCGAATCCGGTTCGGAGCCGTCTTCGAACGTGTCCAGGCCGACCGCCGCGAGCAGTTCGTCTGGGTCGGCCGACTCGAGGAGGTCGTTCGCCTCCCGAGCGGTCTCGAGCAGGTCCCGTTCGGCCGACTCGCTCTCATCGCCCGAGTCGCTCTCGCCATCCGAATCACTGCCGGAAACGATCGACCCGCTGAACGCGTCGGCTTCGTCCAGTACCTCGTGCACTCGATCGTGGAGTTGTGAGTCGGTCATCTGTAGCCCTCGGATATCCCGCCGTTCGTGCGCGGTAGTCGGCTCGGGAGCGACGGAGTACAGTCGATCGTCTCGTCCCGGCAGCCGTCACTCGGCTTCCGCTTCCGTTTCCGACTCCCCGTCCGAGTCGGAGTCAGGCTCCTCGTCCGTTACCGTCTCGATAATCTCGTCGGTCATCTCCTCTCGGCTGAGGTTCGCCTTCACATCGACGTCCTTCGCGACCGACTGCAGATCGCTGTAGGACATCACGCCGAGGAAGTCCTCGAGCGTGTCCTTCCGGAGATCCTCGAGGTCCTCCGCGGACGGCTCGTCTGCGCCCGCTTCGGACGGTTCGGCTTCGTCGGTCGATTCTTCGCGTTCGTCAGCCGCCTCGTCACCGTCGGCAGCCGATTCGTCAGCTTCGTCGCCCGTCTCGTCGCCGTCCTCGCTCTCTCCGCCGACCGTCTCTTTGGCTTTGCTGGCAGCTCCTTCGACCGATTCTTTGGCCGTATCGGCGGTCTCTTTAACTGACTCCGTGGTGCTCGTTTCGTCGCTTTCAGTGCCGTCTTCCGCCTGTGTGTCC is a window encoding:
- a CDS encoding HD domain-containing protein, which gives rise to MSQELGSRARELSKPYYDDGLPAHDLFHAARVRNVSIRLAADCESGVDRAVLSAAAWLHDIGRPRERTGAIDDHAEWAAAEAAELLETDGVTADRIDAVTHCIRAHSIRANSPEPETLEAKLLFDADKLDAAGARGIVRMACIVGERSGRAGEKYAVIDDASVSGVDSSDRPDITLLREWAQERLNELYTPPGRRLGDSRRQFMDDFFAQFESEIGEGRQ
- a CDS encoding TOBE domain-containing protein — encoded protein: MEKEFDTYLRIEDIAVDRSDVAMLRAIDDRGSLSGAADALERSYPRLQQRVVALEEAIGPLVERTRGGADGGGSSLTPTARELLARFDRLVAAYEGVARVDETVLGGVVIDRDGELATVETAAGEILAVVPADAATASVTIRSDAVSLHAPSDVPRAEGTSVRNRFPGTVSWLEAGDAVARVGLDLEDADGGDGGSDTELVALVTRRSVETLGLEPGRSIVASVKATAARGVGVEDRSREDTGD
- a CDS encoding phosphate ABC transporter ATP-binding protein, with the translated sequence MNLELEHASDGVDDTDILDDVSLTLRSGEIVTVIGPSGAGKTTLLRLAALFERPTDGVVRCDGTDPWSLSRDDRLEFRRRIGMVFQQASLFETSVARNVDIGQRVRRPWSQRIRGFVRRVADRWIRSAPTVDDRTLEALDLVGLREAWDRDAGSLSGGEAQRVSFARALAAGPDLLVLDEPTSDLDPRNTAILERAIGRARERDHGVLLATHDMHQAERISDRVAFLLEGELIEVGPPERIFDDPRDERTARFVNGDLLYDENELLA
- a CDS encoding ABC transporter permease; this translates as MPFESLAEPNYLRSIIQVSLTVSLTAILLSTLLSLPIAFVVGFADFRGKRLITAVINTGMGFPSVVVGLLVLMALSNNGPLGALELVYTPQAMIISQCVLAAPVITGVALSAIESVDDAVRDAAYGVGGTRADVALITLKEARYGVITGILAGFGRAISEVGSVLIVGGNIAYADGTSKTRTITTAITLETRRGEFETALVLGAVLLVLVLLVNGIVLRLGGR
- a CDS encoding substrate-binding domain-containing protein, whose protein sequence is MEYRRRELLGASAAGIAAAVGGCLGLGSDQGEGSIAGEELALATTTSTYDTGLLDEINTAFQERFGTPVAANAQGTGAAIESARNGNADVILVHARSLEDEFMRDGHGVNRRSLMFNDFVIVGPSDDPAGVGDTEQATAAFEAIASAKAQFVSRGDDSGTHTKEGAIWDESGAEPGGEWYQELGDGMGNTLNNASESGSYTLADRGTFLSMQDNVDLEILLQGPIEGGPELLANPYGIMAANPEIHSNVNYDLAMAYIGFFTSPEGQELVGDYTANGEQLFYPEALSADPNFQQYVPEGWQPASSEE